The Deltaproteobacteria bacterium genome includes the window CCCTACCCTTATCATTGCCCCCAACAAGACCCTGGGGGCTCAACTGTACGGCGAATTCAAGGAGCTGTTTCCACACAACGCGGTCGAGTATTTTATTTCCTACTACGATTACTACCAGCCCGAAGCGTACATCCCCAGCACGGACACCTACATCGAAAAAGACGCGAACATCAATGAACATATCGACAAGATGCGTCATTCGGCCACTCGTTCTCTGCTCGATCGCCGCGACGTGGTCATCATCGCTTCCGTTTCGTGCATCTACGGTCTGGGATCTCCGGAAGCTTACTACGGCATGCTGCTCATGCTCGAGCCGGGAATGGAAATCTCCCGAGATCAGGCGCTCCGAAAGCTGGTGGAAATTCATTACGAACGCAACGATTACGATTTCCACCGTGGCGCCTTTCGCGTTCGAGGCGACGTGGTGGAAATCTTCCCCGCGTACGAAGAAGATCGGGCCCTCCGAGTGGAGTTCTTTGGCGATGAAGTCGACACTCTGAAACTCTTCGATCCCCTCACAGGCAAAACGCTCGGTTCCGTGGAACGGGCGGCCGTTTACCCGGCCAGCCACTACGTCACTACGCGGGACCGCCTGCAGCAAGCGACCAAAGCCATCAAGGAGGAGATGAAGGAACGGGTGGCGTACTTCCTGGAACAACGGCGGTTTATCGAGGCCCAGCGCATCGAGGAGCGGACCATGTTCGATCTCGAAATGATTCGGGAGCTGGGATTTTGCCACGGCATCGAGAACTATTCCAGACACTTGACCGGAAGGCGTCCCGGAGAACACCCCCCTACCCTCCTCGAGTACTTCCCGGACGATTTCCTGTTGATTATTGACGAGAGTCATATCACGGTTCCGCAGATTTCCGCCATGTATCGTGGAGACCGTTCCCGAAAAGAGACCCTGGTGGAATACGGGTTCAGGCTGCCTTCGGCCCTGGACAACCGTCCTCTGAATTTCCAGGAATTCGAGGAAATGATAGACCAGGTCATCTATGCTTCGGCCACACCGGGCGATTACGAACTTCACAAGGCCGAAGGCCGGGTGGTCGAACAGATCATTCGTCCCACCGGTCTCATCGACCCCGCCGTAGAGGTCCATCCCGCCCAGAACCAGGTGGACGATCTGTACGGGGAAATACGACGGCGCGTCGAGCGAAACGAGCGAGTACTCGTGACCACCCTCACTAAACGAATGGCCGAGGATCTGAGCGAGTACCTGGCCAATCTGGGTGTGCGCGTCAACTACATGCATTCGGACATTTCCACGTTGGATCGCATCGAACTCATCCGGGACCTGCGTCTGGGCAAATTCGACGTCATGGTGGGCATAAACCTGCTGAGGGAAGGCCTGGATTTGCCCGAGGTCAGCCTTGTAGCCATACTCGACGCGGATAAGGAGGGGTTCCTGCGCTCGGAGCGCTCCCTCATTCAGACCATCGGCCGCGCCGCCCGCAACGTAAACGGTGAAGTCATTTTGTATGCGGACCGGATGACCCCCTCCATGGAGCGCACCATCCAGGAAACCCAGCGACGCCGGGAACTCCAGGAGGCATATAATACCGAACACGGCATAACTCCACAGACCGTGCGCAAGAACATTTCCGACGTGCTTTGCTCGGTTTACGAAACCGACTACTACACGGTCGCCGTGCCCGGTGACGGGGGCGAAGTGGCCGAAGACCAGGTTCCCTATAAATCCACCAAAGAGATCGGCGGCCTTATTAAAGATCTGGAGGCCAAGATGCGCGGCGCCGCCAAGGAACTCCGTTTCGAAGAAGCCGCCGTATACCGGGATCGCATCAAGGAACTGAAAGAAATGGAATTGGAAGTGCTCTGAGCGTGCCGCACCGCCGACGGCGGAGCGGCGGAATTCTTGACCTACCCTCTCGGCCTTATCGGGATTCAAGAGCTTAGTTGCCTGTCTTGCAAAGCTACAACTCAGGAAGGGCTAATCAAACTTTGAGTGCTTGCCGCAAAAGCAAATCATCAGTCAACCTATTTGGAGTTCCTGGTAAAACTTGAGTATCTCGTCTTTGACCTTCTTTAATTCATTATTGCCCTTGGCTTCTCCCTTACGGTGCGCGTAGCTAAGCGTCTTGATTATCTTACATTTTGGCAAAATGTTTTTAATATCACGACCATATGAATGTGTTTTGAATCCAGATAAGATTACCAAATCAGGACCAATCTCTTTGATAAGTCTTCCGGTGTGTAGGCCGAAGCATTGATTAAGCATTCCTTTCCACGTCTTGTCGGACTTCGATGCGCACCATGCGATATTTGCAAATGCAATGTGATTCAGCTTTAGCCCCATGCCTGTTATGTAGAATTCTGTAAACTGCCCTGGCCTATTTCCCCAGGTTTTCATGGCTTTGGCTTGGAAAGCAAATAATTCTTCTAGTCCAACTTTTCCATTCTTGTATTCATACAAGATTTTTCGAAATCGCTTGTTCAGTTCTCTATGCTCAGGTTTATTGCCGACACCTGGCTGCTTACATACCACCATTATTCTGTGATCAGTCTTGAAATAATCCTTTCCGATAAAACGAGGCTGCGCAATATCAATTAATGCGGGTTCGGCCATTCGCATATCAAAGCACTTACGGCAGTTCAAAGACTCCTGAAAAATTTGCTCAACGTTTTGCCACTGAGCAGGACTCGTCATGTCCACGGTTCACCTCCTCCGTTTTTAGCAGTCTCTTGATAAGTATACTCTCAAGCTGCAAAACCGTGTCAAGTGGATTGATTGGTCGGATTTGCGGCGCTTGCTCCTATATCCCTCACTGAGGCGGGAGAAGTGCTGATTAAAGGGATCAAATAATCCAAAGTAGCTCGGATGGATTTCTTCTGTTTCCCGTTCTTCACTGGAGGATTCAAAGGCGCGGCCTTTTTCCAAAAAGGAATCTCTCCGAGCAATCACACGGGGAGCAATCGTAATAAAAAACGCCATCCCCGATCCGGCGGGATGGCGTCTGTTCGAGTATTCTCTCGGTAAATTTCCGGCTAAGCCGCCTTTTCCAGTCGGACCGAGCAGACTTTCAGCTCCGGTATCTTGGCAATGGGATCGAAGGCCGTGTTGGTCAGCACATTGGCCGAGGCCTCCGCGAAATGGAACGGCATGAACACCGTCCCCTTATCCACGCGGTTGGTGATATGGACATCCGCCACGATGGATCCCCTTCTGGAAATGAGTTTCGCCGAACCGCCCTCCTTAAGACCGATCTTCTTGGCGTCGTCAGGATTCACTTCCATGAACCCTCTGGGCATTTCGCGATCCAGGGATGGGGAGTTACGCGTCATGGTGCCGGTGTGATAATGCGCGTACACCCGCCCGGTGCTCAGCCAGAACGGATATTCCTGGTCCGGTGACTCGGCCGGGGACTTGTATTCGATGGCGTGGAACAGTCCTTTTCCCCGCACGAAACGATCTTTGTGCAGGAACTTGGTGCCCGGATGGTCGGCCGTGGGGCACGGCCAGCACAAGCCTTCGCCCTCGAGTCGATCATAGGTGATACCACCGTACGAAGGCGTAACCGTGGCTATTTCGTCCTGGATCTCTTTGGGAGAAGCGTAGTTCGCCCGGTATCCCATACGGCTGATCATGTCCGAGATGATTTCCCAGTCGGCCCGGGCTTCTCCCGGCGGCTCGACGGCCTTTCGAACCCTCTGAACCCGGCGCTCGGTATTCGCGAATGTCCCGTCCTTTTCGGCGAAAGCGGCTCCGGGTAAGACCACGTGCGCAAGTTCCGCCGTGGGCGTCATGAAGATATCGATGACCAGCAGGAAGTCCAACTTCTTCAGGGCATCCACAACATGGTGGGAATCCGGGTCGCTCACAACGGGATTCTCTCCCAGGATCACCAGTCCTTTCATCTTGCCCGCGTTGATGGCCGGGAACATGTCCGTGATGGTGAGCCCGAGGTTGGGATCGAGCTTCAGTCCCCACGCCTTTTCGAATTTCTCGCGCGCCGCATCGCTGGTCACCGGTTGGTAGGCCGGGTATACGTTGGGCAGACCGCCCATGTCGCAGGCCCCCTGCACGTTGTTCTGCCCGCGGAGCGGGTTCACGCCCGTGGATTCCCGCCCGATCTGACCCGCGATCATGGCCAGGTTGGCAAGGGATTTGACATTGTCTACACCGGTGGTGTGCTGGGTGATGCCCATGGTATACAGAATGGTGCTCTTTTCGGATTTGGCGTACCATTCCGCGATCTGAACGATGGTCTCAGGCGCCACACCCGTAATCTTAGACACCTTCTCTGGAGGATAGTTCTCGAGGACAGCGACCAGGGCCTCGAATCCTTCCGTCCGCTCCTTGATAAACGCATCGGCATGCCAGTTGTTCTTGTAAATCGCGTGCATGATGCCATTGATGAGCGCCACGTCCGTCCCTAATTTCATGCGGGCGAAAACATCCGCTATGGAGGACATGTGGATCTCTCGCGGATCGCACACGATGATCTTGGCTCCCTTGGCCTTGGCGCGGAATACCCGCGTAGCCACCAGCGGATGCGCCACCGTGGTATTCGAGCCGATGATCAGAATACAGTCGGCGTCCTCGATCTCCGCAATCGAGTTGGTCATGGCGCCGCTGCCGAACGCCGTGGCAAGACCTGCCACGGTGGAAGAGTGTCAGAGACGTGCGCAGTGGTCTACGTTATTCGTTCCGATGACCGCCCGCGCGAATTTCTGCAGCAAATAGTTCTCTTCGTTGGTGCACTTGGCCGAAGTGAAAAAACCGATACTGTTCGGACCGTGCTGGTCCTTGATTTTCTGCAGTTGTTTACAAGCCACATCCATGGCCTCATCCCAGGAAACCTGCTGCAGTTCGTCCACTTTCCGTACATACGGATGGGCGAGCCGCTTGGGACTACTTATAAACTCGTGGGCTTTCCAGCCCTTGATACACAGTTTGCCTTCGTTGACAGGACCGGTCTTGTTGGGGAGAACCCCGCGTAATTTTCCGTCCACAACTTCCAGTATCATGGAACACCCGCAGCCGCAGTAGGGGCAGGTGCTGATGACCGATTTATACATCTCCATTCAAAAAACTCCTCCATAGGGACAGAGGTGACGTCGGTGACCGCGGAAAGCGGTCTTTCGAAACATCGCTTCCGGGAATGTGTCCGTCAGAAAAAACCCGGATGCGTTATATTATTTTAGAAAGCCGGATCTAAAGGGAAATATTATACAAATCTCTCGTGGAAAGTAAAATGAAAAACGAGACACTGCGGGCATGCCCCTCTCGGAAACGTCAAGCCCCCGATTCCGAATGGCCTATTATGCGCCGGAATCCCGAGTAGGCCGTGAATTTGCCGCCCCGTACAAGTCCGATCAGCGTTCTCTTGTACTTTACGCCCAGTTGGACCGCCAGGTCCGTGGCCGCGTGGCGGGATATCAGCACGGGGAGCCCCATACGGCCGATCTTCAGTACGATCTCCGAAGTGATCCGCCCCGTGGTGATGAGGATCTTGTTGTCCATGGGTATGCCTTCCATGGCGCACTGGCCGTAAATCTTGTCAACGGCGTTGTGTCTGCCCACGTCCGCGCGGAACACCAGCAATTCCCTTCCCTCCGCCAGGGCGCAGTTATGCGTGCCGCGCGTCTCCTTATAGAGGCTGGAACTTGCCGTCAGTTCGTGCATCAGGTGAAATATGTCATCCGGTCCGATACGCAGGTCGTCCGAGGCTTCCTTGATATCGCCTTCCACCGAAAAGTGGAACGTGGTGCCTCGCCCGCAACCCGTTGTAATAACCGGCTTCTCGCGCGCCGCGATTCGATCGGACGTGCGATCCTCGGAGGTCCGAACGCGGACCGTCCCCGCCTTCCCGTCAACGTCCACCGACTCTATTCGACCGGCGTCCCGGATCAATCCCTCGGACAGGCAGAAGCCTACGGCGAGGTAGTCCGGCGCATCGTCGATACACAGCAGCGTCACGATCTCCTCGCCGTTCAGAACGATGGTGACAGGAGTTTCCCGGACCACCTGGGTCCGGCTTGCGGTAAAGGACCCCTCCTTGAAAGTGAGGGCCCGCACCTTTCTGGAAACGGTGTGATTCGACATGAGTTACCCTTGAGAAACCATAACCCGGTCCGCCCGAGCATCTATTCGGGGGGCAGGTCCCGCGCGCTCTGCGAGGGGAAAAATTCGACAAAAACGTGATCGTCCGCTTCGACACAGGCCCGTTTCATGCCGTCGTATCGTTCCACCAGTTCTTCCCCGGCGTGCGTCAATCGGGAACCTCTCTTGTTGTCCGTCTCGACGATCTTCATGTTCAGGCATTGCTCGGTGGCCTTGACCCTGGC containing:
- the uvrB gene encoding excinuclease ABC subunit UvrB; its protein translation is METEFTLKGDQPRAVDELTRGLEMRLKHQVLLGVTGSGKTFTMAKVVETVQRPTLIIAPNKTLGAQLYGEFKELFPHNAVEYFISYYDYYQPEAYIPSTDTYIEKDANINEHIDKMRHSATRSLLDRRDVVIIASVSCIYGLGSPEAYYGMLLMLEPGMEISRDQALRKLVEIHYERNDYDFHRGAFRVRGDVVEIFPAYEEDRALRVEFFGDEVDTLKLFDPLTGKTLGSVERAAVYPASHYVTTRDRLQQATKAIKEEMKERVAYFLEQRRFIEAQRIEERTMFDLEMIRELGFCHGIENYSRHLTGRRPGEHPPTLLEYFPDDFLLIIDESHITVPQISAMYRGDRSRKETLVEYGFRLPSALDNRPLNFQEFEEMIDQVIYASATPGDYELHKAEGRVVEQIIRPTGLIDPAVEVHPAQNQVDDLYGEIRRRVERNERVLVTTLTKRMAEDLSEYLANLGVRVNYMHSDISTLDRIELIRDLRLGKFDVMVGINLLREGLDLPEVSLVAILDADKEGFLRSERSLIQTIGRAARNVNGEVILYADRMTPSMERTIQETQRRRELQEAYNTEHGITPQTVRKNISDVLCSVYETDYYTVAVPGDGGEVAEDQVPYKSTKEIGGLIKDLEAKMRGAAKELRFEEAAVYRDRIKELKEMELEVL
- the fdhF gene encoding formate dehydrogenase subunit alpha, whose protein sequence is MEMYKSVISTCPYCGCGCSMILEVVDGKLRGVLPNKTGPVNEGKLCIKGWKAHEFISSPKRLAHPYVRKVDELQQVSWDEAMDVACKQLQKIKDQHGPNSIGFFTSAKCTNEENYLLQKFARAVIGTNNVDHCARLUHSSTVAGLATAFGSGAMTNSIAEIEDADCILIIGSNTTVAHPLVATRVFRAKAKGAKIIVCDPREIHMSSIADVFARMKLGTDVALINGIMHAIYKNNWHADAFIKERTEGFEALVAVLENYPPEKVSKITGVAPETIVQIAEWYAKSEKSTILYTMGITQHTTGVDNVKSLANLAMIAGQIGRESTGVNPLRGQNNVQGACDMGGLPNVYPAYQPVTSDAAREKFEKAWGLKLDPNLGLTITDMFPAINAGKMKGLVILGENPVVSDPDSHHVVDALKKLDFLLVIDIFMTPTAELAHVVLPGAAFAEKDGTFANTERRVQRVRKAVEPPGEARADWEIISDMISRMGYRANYASPKEIQDEIATVTPSYGGITYDRLEGEGLCWPCPTADHPGTKFLHKDRFVRGKGLFHAIEYKSPAESPDQEYPFWLSTGRVYAHYHTGTMTRNSPSLDREMPRGFMEVNPDDAKKIGLKEGGSAKLISRRGSIVADVHITNRVDKGTVFMPFHFAEASANVLTNTAFDPIAKIPELKVCSVRLEKAA
- the fdhD gene encoding formate dehydrogenase accessory sulfurtransferase FdhD, producing the protein MSNHTVSRKVRALTFKEGSFTASRTQVVRETPVTIVLNGEEIVTLLCIDDAPDYLAVGFCLSEGLIRDAGRIESVDVDGKAGTVRVRTSEDRTSDRIAAREKPVITTGCGRGTTFHFSVEGDIKEASDDLRIGPDDIFHLMHELTASSSLYKETRGTHNCALAEGRELLVFRADVGRHNAVDKIYGQCAMEGIPMDNKILITTGRITSEIVLKIGRMGLPVLISRHAATDLAVQLGVKYKRTLIGLVRGGKFTAYSGFRRIIGHSESGA
- a CDS encoding LysR family transcriptional regulator, producing the protein MVKIRIRSKHWLEDEDGNVFMGEGRLKIFKTIRRTGSMNRTAKELGMSYRGVWARVKATEQCLNMKIVETDNKRGSRLTHAGEELVERYDGMKRACVEADDHVFVEFFPSQSARDLPPE